The Brevibacillus brevis genome contains a region encoding:
- a CDS encoding stalk domain-containing protein — MKWDIKSFLGGIVVGSVLFSGIAIAAPAFPDAEEGMKTPFTYYFDGLPKSPNSDVQGIMYKNSVYVPIRFVAENLNKPVIYDARTKSIFIGKIPSAKMYSKMEAIELVKKKFAGKLTPTHVVEYAHDDEKGHYVIQVYQTVVNNFQSGDSYTSTYGWFVVNPNTGEIKSLL, encoded by the coding sequence ATGAAATGGGACATCAAGTCATTTTTGGGGGGCATTGTTGTAGGTTCGGTGCTCTTTTCCGGAATTGCCATTGCAGCACCCGCTTTTCCAGACGCGGAAGAAGGAATGAAAACACCGTTCACCTACTACTTTGACGGGTTGCCAAAATCACCAAACAGCGACGTACAAGGCATCATGTACAAAAACTCCGTCTATGTGCCAATCCGCTTCGTAGCAGAGAACCTGAACAAACCGGTCATTTACGATGCGAGAACCAAATCGATTTTCATCGGTAAAATTCCATCAGCAAAAATGTACTCCAAAATGGAAGCGATCGAGCTGGTGAAAAAGAAATTCGCTGGCAAACTCACTCCAACACATGTAGTCGAGTACGCTCACGACGACGAAAAAGGTCACTATGTCATCCAAGTGTACCAAACAGTTGTCAACAACTTCCAATCTGGCGACAGCTACACCAGTACGTATGGCTGGTTCGTAGTGAACCCGAATACCGGGGAAATTAAGTCGTTGTTATAA
- a CDS encoding arylamine N-acetyltransferase, producing the protein MSTLPNWASLYLQRLQLDRKSPSLSYLSELCRAHLQTFPYENVSKLLFFRAGKHAIPSPEEYVQNAISHHFGGTCMTNNHSFLALLRALGFSGNLVLPGGGHAAILIDGPHTGETPVYVDTGATAPIFEPIHFLEEGNHARSFGTVSMDLTKSPDHPEHYRFTRYENGKVAIPPWDFHPDERKELSDLTEVIRSSFLPDAFFLNRLHIHRFQLEQDRFVVLKNNTLQLGYSDGTNQITTLHTVSDIEAAVADEMQLPLLPVREAVEILLERGIDIFAAAKKEEVPLETEALDRPTIC; encoded by the coding sequence ATGTCTACCTTACCGAACTGGGCGAGTTTATACCTTCAACGTCTACAGCTAGACCGCAAGTCCCCCAGCCTCTCTTATCTCAGTGAGCTCTGCCGTGCGCATCTACAGACCTTCCCTTATGAAAATGTAAGCAAGCTGCTTTTCTTCCGGGCTGGAAAACATGCTATACCTTCCCCGGAAGAATATGTACAAAACGCGATCAGTCATCACTTCGGCGGCACATGCATGACAAATAATCACAGCTTTCTCGCACTGCTTCGTGCACTTGGATTTTCCGGTAATCTGGTCTTGCCAGGCGGAGGGCATGCTGCCATCCTGATCGATGGTCCCCATACTGGAGAAACACCTGTCTATGTAGATACGGGGGCTACCGCTCCTATCTTTGAGCCGATTCATTTTCTGGAAGAGGGGAACCATGCCAGATCTTTTGGCACTGTTTCGATGGATTTGACCAAAAGTCCCGATCATCCTGAACACTATCGCTTTACGCGGTATGAAAACGGAAAAGTAGCAATTCCTCCGTGGGATTTTCATCCGGATGAACGAAAAGAACTGTCTGACTTGACGGAAGTCATCCGCTCCTCTTTTTTACCAGACGCCTTCTTTTTGAATCGACTTCACATCCATCGTTTTCAGCTGGAGCAAGATCGCTTCGTGGTTCTTAAAAACAATACCCTCCAGCTCGGCTATTCGGATGGCACAAACCAGATAACAACCCTCCACACTGTCTCTGATATAGAAGCTGCCGTAGCCGATGAAATGCAACTGCCACTTCTCCCTGTTCGCGAGGCGGTAGAAATCCTGCTCGAACGCGGTATTGATATTTTCGCTGCCGCCAAGAAAGAAGAAGTCCCACTTGAAACCGAAGCTCTCGATCGTCCTACCATTTGCTAA
- a CDS encoding antibiotic biosynthesis monooxygenase family protein produces the protein MMMEIKTFVVQEGHSDKIVQGFSEPGAVEKAPGFVDLSVLVQKPRKGEEEVVVMIRWESKEAWKQWELSDVHLEGHRQAREEETPEWYISGKTGHYELKAKKEPQPS, from the coding sequence ATGATGATGGAGATAAAAACATTCGTCGTCCAGGAAGGTCATTCTGACAAAATCGTACAAGGCTTTAGCGAGCCTGGTGCTGTTGAGAAGGCTCCTGGTTTTGTAGATTTGAGCGTGCTGGTACAGAAGCCGCGCAAAGGTGAAGAAGAAGTGGTCGTCATGATCCGCTGGGAATCAAAAGAGGCGTGGAAGCAGTGGGAGCTGAGTGACGTTCATCTGGAAGGTCACCGCCAAGCGCGTGAAGAAGAAACCCCTGAATGGTACATCAGCGGCAAAACCGGCCATTACGAGCTGAAAGCGAAAAAAGAACCGCAGCCTTCGTAA
- a CDS encoding sigma-54 interaction domain-containing protein gives MTEFSRIEEFIQSYADNISKVLGLDVTILDEQGIRVSGTGYYQELIGLPAPEGSFFRMILQTGQPGMIFDMKKNESQCGNCKFLQQCRELATIGFPVHKREKTVGVIGIIGFSPEQKEKMLHHSEKWMPFLQHTSSLIEHKLLELDAEREKSCNIQEEMPQASVHPVYFAQLIGAETGLRDVIAKAKKVTNSISTVLIRGESGTGKELLAKAIHCESGRSRQPFVAVNCAAIPETLLESELFGYEGGAFTGSRREGKPGKFELAHKGTIFLDEVGDIPLSLQPKLLRVLQEKTVDRVGGVKTLGVDVRVIAATHRDLESMVREGTFREDLYYRLNVIPLRLKPLRERTEDIALYLRHFLYRYGTLLQKGRLELEAQLVQRLQAYEWPGNIRQLENAVEYMVNMAEGQVIGNEELPEYLLFEDEPRIVGSSDLGLEKLVADYERSILQRYLNAGKYGQDKAAIANELQISLSTLYRKMEKYGLEKG, from the coding sequence ATGACAGAGTTTTCCCGGATCGAGGAATTCATTCAATCGTACGCCGACAATATTTCCAAGGTGCTGGGACTCGATGTCACCATCCTGGATGAACAAGGGATACGTGTAAGCGGAACCGGCTACTATCAGGAGTTGATTGGATTGCCTGCACCGGAAGGATCGTTTTTCCGAATGATCCTGCAAACCGGACAGCCGGGAATGATTTTTGACATGAAAAAGAACGAGTCGCAATGCGGCAATTGCAAGTTTTTGCAGCAATGCCGGGAGCTGGCGACGATTGGATTTCCGGTGCACAAACGGGAGAAGACGGTAGGAGTCATCGGAATTATCGGCTTTTCCCCTGAACAAAAGGAAAAAATGCTGCACCACTCGGAAAAATGGATGCCGTTTTTGCAGCATACGAGTTCCTTGATAGAGCACAAGCTGCTAGAGCTGGATGCGGAGCGGGAGAAGAGCTGTAACATTCAAGAGGAAATGCCGCAGGCCTCGGTTCATCCGGTGTATTTCGCTCAGCTGATTGGGGCAGAAACAGGCTTGCGCGATGTGATTGCCAAAGCAAAAAAAGTGACGAACAGCATTTCTACTGTTTTGATCCGGGGGGAGAGCGGAACGGGCAAGGAGCTGCTGGCAAAAGCCATTCACTGCGAGAGTGGGCGCAGCAGACAGCCATTTGTGGCAGTCAATTGCGCGGCGATTCCCGAGACCTTGTTAGAAAGCGAATTGTTCGGGTACGAAGGCGGTGCATTCACAGGCTCCAGACGCGAAGGGAAGCCGGGGAAATTTGAATTGGCCCACAAGGGAACGATTTTTCTGGATGAAGTAGGAGATATTCCGTTGTCCCTGCAGCCTAAACTGCTACGCGTCCTTCAGGAGAAAACAGTAGATCGGGTAGGCGGCGTAAAAACGCTGGGTGTCGATGTACGTGTCATTGCCGCTACACACAGAGATTTGGAGAGCATGGTCAGGGAAGGCACGTTTCGCGAAGATTTGTATTATCGACTCAACGTCATCCCCCTGCGGTTAAAGCCGTTGCGTGAACGCACGGAGGATATTGCGCTTTACCTGCGGCACTTCCTGTATCGGTACGGGACGTTGCTGCAAAAAGGCAGACTGGAGCTCGAAGCCCAGCTCGTCCAACGACTACAGGCATACGAATGGCCGGGGAATATTCGTCAGCTGGAAAATGCGGTCGAGTATATGGTCAACATGGCGGAGGGGCAAGTCATCGGCAACGAAGAGCTTCCTGAGTATTTGCTGTTCGAGGATGAGCCGAGGATAGTGGGCAGCAGCGATTTGGGATTGGAAAAGCTGGTGGCTGATTATGAACGTTCCATTCTCCAACGTTACCTGAATGCAGGCAAGTATGGTCAGGACAAAGCCGCGATAGCCAATGAGCTGCAAATCAGCTTGTCGACCTTGTACCGGAAGATGGAGAAGTACGGATTGGAAAAAGGATAG
- a CDS encoding trans-sulfuration enzyme family protein: MTTNKWKMDTSIIHTAQTPCQKTGAVVSAVVPAVAYAFPDADSAAACVAGEREGTYYGRYGNPTITTLEQKIAALENGEAALGVSSGMAAISGALLAFLKQGDHVVCTRDVYGGSYKFLTTMAPRYGIATDFVDCTDLQAVESAFLPNTKVLYIETPSNPCLTVLDISALSRLAHAHGIVVIVDNTFLTPYLQRPLELGADVVVHSATKYLNGHGDVIAGFIVGKQEHIQFMRKNVMGDLGQNLNAWDAFLILRGLKTLGLRVRQHGKNAQAVAEFLEQHPAISHVYYPGLPSHPQHELAKRQMAGMGGIVSFEVKGGYEAAKSFINALHLAMISFSLGDPETLVQHPASMTHSSIPASERIKFNITDGLIRLSTGLEDVEDIIADLEQALASLPMAAASRG; the protein is encoded by the coding sequence ATGACGACAAACAAGTGGAAGATGGACACCTCCATTATTCATACCGCACAAACACCTTGCCAAAAAACAGGAGCAGTCGTATCCGCGGTGGTGCCTGCCGTGGCCTACGCGTTCCCAGATGCAGACTCCGCAGCGGCGTGCGTGGCTGGCGAGCGGGAAGGAACGTACTACGGAAGATATGGCAACCCTACCATCACTACCTTGGAGCAAAAAATCGCCGCATTGGAAAATGGCGAGGCTGCCTTGGGCGTAAGCAGTGGGATGGCAGCCATTTCGGGAGCTTTGCTCGCCTTTTTGAAGCAGGGTGATCATGTGGTGTGTACGCGAGATGTGTACGGAGGAAGCTACAAGTTTCTTACGACCATGGCCCCGCGTTATGGCATTGCGACGGACTTCGTCGATTGCACTGATTTACAGGCAGTCGAGAGCGCTTTTTTGCCGAACACAAAAGTACTGTACATCGAAACACCCTCGAACCCGTGTCTGACTGTTTTAGATATTTCGGCGTTGTCCCGATTGGCGCACGCACATGGCATTGTGGTAATCGTCGACAACACCTTCTTAACCCCGTATTTGCAGCGACCACTTGAGCTAGGGGCAGATGTCGTCGTGCATAGCGCCACCAAATATTTGAACGGACATGGCGATGTCATTGCGGGCTTCATCGTTGGGAAGCAGGAACATATCCAATTCATGCGCAAAAACGTCATGGGAGACTTGGGGCAAAATTTGAACGCTTGGGATGCTTTCTTGATCTTGCGTGGGCTGAAGACACTCGGCTTGCGTGTCAGACAGCATGGGAAAAACGCGCAGGCAGTGGCGGAGTTTTTGGAGCAGCACCCTGCAATCTCGCACGTCTACTACCCTGGTTTGCCTTCGCATCCACAGCATGAGCTGGCCAAACGGCAAATGGCCGGAATGGGCGGGATCGTTTCCTTTGAAGTAAAGGGCGGCTACGAGGCAGCCAAATCTTTCATTAACGCTCTGCACTTGGCTATGATATCGTTTAGTTTAGGAGATCCCGAGACACTGGTACAGCATCCTGCCTCGATGACGCATTCCTCGATTCCTGCCTCTGAGCGGATCAAGTTCAACATTACGGACGGTCTGATTCGCTTATCGACTGGCTTGGAGGATGTGGAGGATATCATCGCGGATTTGGAGCAGGCGTTAGCTAGTCTGCCAATGGCAGCAGCGTCCAGGGGATAA
- a CDS encoding GMC family oxidoreductase: protein MAKKLPKVDVVIVGVGWGGGIIASELTKQGLTVVGLERGKERKTEDYFMVHDELRYALRYELMQDLSKETITFRSKMNVRALPMRSYGSFLLGTGLGGAGVHWNGQTFRFLPYDFEIRSKTIERYGAKKIPEGMTIQDWGITYDQLEPYFDKFEKMAGIAGEENPLGGKRSSPYPVPPMRTTPSMKLFADAAKKRNLHPYILPSANLSQAYTNPDGVARAACQYCGFCERFGCEYGAKADPVVTVIPVAKKTGKFEIRTHSHVRRILHTGNKATGVLYTDVTTGEEFEQPADIVVMTSYVFNNTRILLMSKLGKPYDPATGKGVIGKNYAYQVMRGGAVGFFDDKEFNNYAGAGSLGMCLDDYNGDNFDHSDLKFIHGANIAVTQTGFRPIGTNKVPPGTPSWGKEFKAASIKYTNRFISVGAQGASMPFRQHFLDLDPTYKDAFGDPLMRITYDFVDQDRELAAFCADKCAEIVKEMGANEKLEINRKLGPYDITPYQSTHNTGGVIMGASPETSAVNNYLQMWDAENVFVVGASAFAHNSGYNPTGTMGALSYRAAEGILKYRKSAGGMLV, encoded by the coding sequence ATGGCCAAAAAGTTGCCCAAGGTTGACGTCGTGATCGTGGGAGTGGGCTGGGGAGGAGGCATTATTGCTTCTGAGCTAACCAAGCAAGGTTTGACAGTAGTAGGGCTAGAGCGAGGCAAGGAGCGCAAAACCGAAGACTACTTCATGGTACACGACGAATTGCGTTACGCTCTTCGTTATGAGCTGATGCAGGATTTGTCCAAGGAGACGATCACATTCCGCAGTAAAATGAACGTTCGCGCGCTTCCAATGCGGTCATACGGTTCCTTTTTGCTCGGGACAGGACTCGGGGGTGCTGGTGTCCACTGGAACGGACAGACCTTCCGCTTCCTGCCGTATGATTTCGAGATCCGCAGCAAGACGATTGAACGGTATGGCGCAAAGAAAATTCCAGAGGGGATGACGATCCAGGATTGGGGCATTACCTACGATCAACTGGAGCCGTACTTCGACAAGTTCGAAAAGATGGCGGGAATCGCGGGCGAGGAAAATCCGTTGGGGGGAAAACGCTCCAGTCCGTATCCAGTACCTCCGATGCGTACTACACCGAGTATGAAATTGTTTGCGGATGCGGCGAAAAAGAGAAACCTGCATCCATACATCCTGCCATCAGCAAATCTCTCGCAAGCGTATACCAATCCAGACGGGGTGGCACGGGCAGCTTGTCAATATTGCGGCTTCTGTGAAAGGTTTGGCTGCGAGTACGGAGCAAAAGCCGATCCAGTGGTGACGGTGATCCCAGTAGCCAAGAAGACAGGGAAGTTTGAAATTCGCACGCATTCCCATGTCCGCAGAATTTTACATACAGGGAACAAGGCGACAGGCGTCTTGTATACGGACGTCACGACGGGGGAGGAATTCGAACAGCCCGCCGATATTGTGGTGATGACCAGCTATGTATTTAACAACACGCGAATCTTGCTCATGTCCAAGCTGGGGAAACCGTATGATCCAGCAACGGGAAAAGGCGTGATCGGTAAAAACTACGCCTACCAGGTCATGCGAGGAGGCGCGGTCGGCTTCTTCGACGACAAGGAGTTTAACAATTATGCAGGCGCAGGATCATTGGGAATGTGTTTGGATGACTACAACGGTGATAACTTCGATCACTCCGATCTGAAATTTATCCATGGGGCGAATATCGCTGTCACACAAACCGGCTTCCGACCAATCGGCACGAACAAGGTGCCACCGGGAACGCCTAGCTGGGGCAAGGAATTCAAGGCTGCATCGATCAAATACACGAACCGGTTCATATCGGTAGGCGCCCAAGGGGCTTCGATGCCATTTCGCCAACACTTCCTTGATCTGGACCCGACGTACAAGGACGCATTTGGCGATCCGTTGATGCGCATTACGTATGATTTCGTCGATCAGGACAGGGAGCTGGCGGCTTTTTGTGCAGATAAGTGCGCAGAAATTGTAAAAGAAATGGGGGCGAACGAGAAGCTCGAAATCAACCGCAAGCTCGGACCCTACGATATTACACCATACCAATCGACGCACAATACAGGCGGCGTCATCATGGGAGCCTCTCCAGAAACCTCGGCAGTCAACAACTACTTGCAGATGTGGGATGCAGAAAACGTATTTGTCGTCGGAGCTTCTGCCTTTGCCCACAATAGCGGCTACAATCCGACAGGAACGATGGGTGCTCTCTCCTACCGAGCGGCAGAAGGCATTTTAAAATACAGGAAAAGCGCGGGTGGCATGCTCGTCTAA
- a CDS encoding gluconate 2-dehydrogenase subunit 3 family protein — MVILAEANNTNERPVSRRNFLKNSGLVLGSLVVGGVAGSLLRRPETPPQPGATPAPAADYNQALMFFTPEQFKVVDAACERIFPEDELGPGAKVLGAAYFIDHQLAGDWGFNAREYMQAPFYPGEITQGYQGRLKRREIFDIGIQEMNNYSNSTHGKRFYELPPEQQDAVLKAFETDEVKLTTISASTFFNMLRASTLEGVYADPLYGGNKNMDGWKMKNFPGNQMAYTQLIDKPEFVKMSPLSLRDHQH; from the coding sequence GTGGTCATTTTGGCAGAAGCAAACAACACGAATGAGCGGCCAGTATCCCGAAGGAACTTTTTGAAAAACTCCGGGCTGGTGCTCGGCAGTTTGGTCGTAGGGGGAGTGGCAGGGAGCTTGCTCCGCAGACCGGAAACTCCGCCGCAACCGGGAGCAACTCCGGCCCCTGCTGCCGATTACAATCAGGCGCTTATGTTTTTTACGCCTGAGCAATTTAAAGTGGTGGACGCCGCTTGTGAGCGCATTTTTCCTGAGGATGAGCTGGGTCCGGGCGCGAAGGTACTCGGTGCAGCCTATTTCATTGACCACCAGCTGGCGGGTGATTGGGGCTTTAACGCTCGTGAATACATGCAAGCGCCCTTTTATCCGGGTGAGATTACACAGGGCTATCAAGGCAGGTTGAAACGTAGGGAAATATTCGACATCGGTATCCAAGAAATGAACAACTACAGTAACAGTACCCACGGAAAACGGTTTTATGAACTCCCGCCGGAACAACAGGACGCTGTTTTAAAAGCTTTTGAAACCGATGAAGTAAAATTGACGACCATTTCGGCGAGCACTTTTTTCAATATGTTGCGGGCTAGTACGCTCGAAGGCGTTTATGCAGACCCCTTGTACGGAGGCAATAAAAATATGGATGGCTGGAAAATGAAGAATTTCCCAGGTAATCAGATGGCGTATACGCAGCTGATCGATAAGCCTGAGTTTGTGAAGATGTCTCCCTTAAGCTTGCGGGATCATCAACATTGA
- a CDS encoding alpha/beta fold hydrolase, whose amino-acid sequence MNEALFSQVNRLQVEGGTLEYGVTGKPGAPALLLLHGIRNTKLLFAPIVPALAERYRVIAVDIRGHGNSESQDNSFSFERIVTDLIQLLEKEQLEQVTIVAASFSAVPAQMLAIREPKCVASLVLLDGGYYSLGEVPGFNREKVVERLATTRFSSVEEAERQFAERYGTRVMPEGWMREELLKREDDSYGYRLPREGFSAYFQEYSVHSQSELFQQLTCPVLLLLADDSLLSKDEQQFHRQAVANYQRIVKQAKVKVIPEAQHLLMVTHPQETVNEIHDFLSK is encoded by the coding sequence ATGAACGAAGCATTGTTTTCGCAGGTCAATCGTTTGCAGGTAGAAGGGGGCACGCTGGAGTACGGCGTCACCGGAAAGCCAGGTGCACCTGCGCTGCTGCTTTTGCATGGCATTCGCAACACGAAGCTACTGTTTGCGCCCATCGTGCCAGCATTGGCAGAGCGATATCGGGTGATTGCGGTAGATATCCGTGGTCACGGGAATTCTGAGAGCCAGGATAATTCCTTTTCGTTTGAGAGGATCGTAACGGATTTGATTCAACTGTTGGAGAAAGAACAGCTCGAACAAGTGACGATTGTCGCAGCGTCCTTTTCTGCTGTGCCTGCCCAGATGCTTGCGATCCGCGAGCCCAAGTGCGTAGCTTCGCTCGTTTTGCTGGATGGAGGCTATTATTCCTTGGGAGAAGTGCCCGGATTCAATAGGGAGAAGGTTGTCGAGCGGCTGGCTACCACGCGGTTTTCTTCCGTAGAGGAAGCAGAAAGGCAGTTCGCAGAGCGATATGGTACGAGAGTCATGCCAGAGGGCTGGATGCGAGAGGAGCTATTGAAAAGGGAAGACGACAGCTACGGGTACCGTTTGCCGAGGGAGGGGTTCTCTGCTTATTTCCAAGAGTACAGCGTCCATAGCCAATCGGAATTGTTCCAACAGCTGACATGCCCCGTGCTTTTACTGCTTGCTGACGACAGCCTTTTATCAAAAGACGAGCAACAGTTTCATCGACAGGCAGTCGCCAATTATCAGCGGATTGTGAAGCAGGCCAAGGTGAAAGTGATACCAGAAGCACAACATTTGCTGATGGTGACGCATCCGCAAGAGACAGTGAACGAAATCCATGATTTTTTGTCGAAATAA
- a CDS encoding energy-coupling factor transporter transmembrane component T, translating to MKNAHPSYTLLVFVLLGLLPFLFQDPRALIILLAVNIALIAKLGWERSMIKAYVLVGGIGSCFAVITWLPFTNVGTPYWSSTIPLIHYPVQITDVGVLWALGMGLRLANVALLSMYYVFTTSPREIAMGLRGIGVPFSISYLLSLIFRFIPLVKNDLAIIREAQMVRGMSTSEGNVPERIRKYSYLLVPLIFNSLKRVQLIANALDAKGFRMRNSQHRFYRSKRWKKTEVITLVASVCIVAALFYIARLHPEHIGVLIPGRI from the coding sequence ATGAAGAATGCCCATCCGAGCTACACGCTGCTTGTATTTGTGCTGCTGGGCTTGCTCCCTTTTTTATTCCAGGACCCACGTGCGCTTATCATTCTGTTGGCGGTAAACATCGCGTTGATTGCCAAGCTGGGCTGGGAGCGCTCCATGATTAAGGCGTACGTGTTGGTTGGTGGAATTGGTTCGTGCTTTGCTGTGATTACGTGGCTGCCGTTTACCAATGTAGGCACTCCGTACTGGAGCAGCACCATTCCGTTGATCCACTATCCCGTGCAAATTACGGATGTCGGTGTCTTATGGGCATTGGGAATGGGACTTCGACTGGCAAATGTCGCGTTATTGTCGATGTACTATGTGTTTACAACTTCGCCCAGAGAAATCGCAATGGGACTTCGCGGGATTGGCGTTCCGTTTTCGATCAGCTATTTGCTCTCGCTCATTTTTCGCTTTATTCCCCTTGTCAAAAATGATTTGGCGATCATTCGGGAAGCGCAGATGGTACGAGGGATGTCGACGAGCGAAGGAAATGTTCCAGAACGCATCAGGAAGTACAGCTACTTGCTTGTGCCGCTCATCTTCAACTCACTCAAGCGTGTGCAATTGATCGCCAATGCATTGGATGCCAAAGGCTTTCGCATGCGTAACAGTCAGCATCGCTTTTACCGCAGCAAACGGTGGAAAAAAACAGAAGTAATCACGTTAGTGGCAAGTGTATGCATCGTCGCAGCATTGTTTTACATCGCCAGACTACATCCAGAGCATATAGGCGTGCTGATTCCGGGGCGTATTTAG
- a CDS encoding energy-coupling factor ABC transporter ATP-binding protein — MSIVIEFDEVWYGYEKEKPVLHGVSLQLKQGEFVAIIGGNGSGKTTLAKHCNGLYKPTQGTVKVNGLDTKTMNVAQLSRIVAYCYQNPDHQIFHSTIKAEVAFGPKNMGWPPEKIEQAVAEALAAVGLSDKGDEEPHFSSKGTRQKIAVASILAMKPQVIVLDEPTTGLDYRGMQEMMELVRHLHAEGHTIIVITHDMRLVAEYAQRVIVMHKGKLLCDGDPQHVFSQPQVLAAAQVEAPAMYRFGKAVDVHDPIPLTLTAMKKQLLGEGI, encoded by the coding sequence GTGAGTATCGTCATTGAATTCGATGAGGTCTGGTATGGCTATGAAAAGGAAAAGCCGGTGCTGCATGGCGTTTCGCTCCAACTGAAACAGGGAGAATTCGTCGCCATCATCGGGGGAAACGGTTCCGGTAAAACGACATTGGCTAAGCATTGTAACGGTCTATACAAGCCGACACAGGGTACTGTCAAAGTGAATGGTCTCGATACCAAGACGATGAACGTTGCCCAACTATCGAGAATCGTGGCGTATTGCTATCAAAATCCTGATCATCAAATCTTTCATTCGACCATAAAGGCGGAGGTAGCATTTGGGCCCAAAAACATGGGCTGGCCGCCTGAAAAAATAGAGCAAGCTGTCGCAGAAGCGTTGGCAGCAGTGGGGTTATCCGACAAGGGCGACGAAGAGCCTCATTTTTCGAGCAAAGGCACACGACAAAAGATTGCGGTGGCTTCGATCTTGGCGATGAAGCCGCAGGTGATCGTGCTGGACGAGCCTACGACCGGTCTCGATTACCGAGGCATGCAAGAAATGATGGAGTTGGTGCGGCATTTGCACGCAGAAGGTCATACGATCATTGTCATCACGCATGATATGCGTCTGGTAGCGGAGTACGCCCAGCGAGTGATCGTTATGCATAAAGGAAAGCTGCTATGCGACGGGGACCCACAGCACGTATTTTCGCAGCCGCAAGTATTAGCTGCTGCCCAGGTAGAAGCGCCTGCCATGTATCGTTTCGGGAAAGCAGTGGATGTCCATGATCCGATTCCACTCACGCTGACAGCGATGAAAAAACAGCTGCTGGGAGAGGGGATCTAA
- a CDS encoding energy-coupling factor ABC transporter ATP-binding protein produces the protein MKTEPLLRVNGVNWHYEEGALPALADIHLALYPEEVVGVVGPAAAGKTTLLLTMSGLIPANYGGHFEGSVESKSEQGIVFQDPETQFIGLTVEEELAFSLENAGWSDEQIEKRMAEVLDLIGLNGFANRSPLELSGGEKQRVAIASALSHSPQVLILDEPTSELDPVGAREVFSLLARLKQEKEMTIVVSSHATEELAAFCDRMILIAEGKIVLDQPTRQFFAQVDVLDEHGILVPDVIRLYHMLCQEGVMSASSAGVPLTVEELALHYKEGQLVREGSL, from the coding sequence GTGAAAACAGAACCATTGCTGCGAGTAAACGGAGTCAATTGGCACTATGAAGAGGGAGCACTGCCTGCGCTAGCGGACATTCATCTGGCGCTCTATCCAGAGGAAGTGGTCGGCGTTGTCGGGCCTGCTGCCGCAGGGAAAACAACGCTGCTATTGACGATGTCAGGTCTGATTCCGGCTAACTACGGTGGACACTTCGAGGGGAGTGTCGAGTCCAAAAGCGAGCAAGGCATCGTCTTTCAGGACCCGGAGACGCAGTTCATCGGGCTGACCGTCGAAGAGGAGCTTGCCTTCTCGCTTGAGAATGCCGGGTGGTCGGACGAGCAAATTGAAAAAAGAATGGCAGAGGTACTCGATCTGATCGGATTGAACGGCTTTGCTAATCGTTCGCCTCTTGAGCTGTCGGGGGGAGAAAAGCAGCGGGTGGCAATTGCATCTGCTCTCTCCCACAGTCCGCAGGTGCTCATTTTGGATGAGCCTACTTCCGAGCTGGACCCGGTGGGAGCGCGGGAGGTCTTCTCGCTTCTTGCACGGCTGAAGCAGGAAAAAGAAATGACGATTGTGGTATCGTCCCATGCGACAGAAGAGCTCGCTGCCTTTTGCGACCGAATGATTCTGATTGCAGAGGGGAAAATCGTTTTGGACCAGCCGACTCGCCAATTTTTTGCCCAAGTGGACGTGTTGGATGAGCATGGCATATTGGTCCCGGATGTCATCCGACTCTATCACATGCTATGCCAGGAAGGCGTCATGTCAGCGTCCTCTGCTGGTGTGCCTCTGACTGTTGAGGAGCTGGCACTCCACTACAAGGAAGGGCAGCTCGTTCGGGAGGGAAGCCTGTGA